A genomic region of Devosia ginsengisoli contains the following coding sequences:
- the thrC gene encoding threonine synthase: protein MQFVSTRGQAPVLGFSDAVLAGLASDGGLYVPQSWPQISPAEIAAFAGKPYADVAYAIISRFTGDEIAPAKLKAIIDEAYAGFRHPSVTPLLEIEPNHFVLELFHGPTLAFKDVAMQFLSRVMDHILAERGLKATIVGATSGDTGSAAIEAFRGRDTTDIFILHPQGRTSPVQRLQMTTVLDANVHNIALEGTFDDCQNIVKAMFNNHKFRDRVRLSGVNSINWGRIVAQIVYYFTAAASLGSPHRKVSFTVPTGNFGDIFAGYCAKAMGLPIDRLIIATNANDILRRTMDTGRYEMDGVAPTISPSMDIQISSNFERLLFESAGRDAGAVIRMMDGLKQSGGFALPDNALAAIRRDFAAGTTGEAETRATIAGTLKASGYLLDPHTAVGVHVAQAYLGATPMVTLATAHPAKFPAAVKDAAGVEPALPAWLADLHSREERLSVLANDQNAVEDFIAARTRAA, encoded by the coding sequence ATGCAGTTTGTTTCAACGCGTGGCCAGGCGCCCGTGCTCGGCTTCTCTGACGCGGTTCTCGCAGGTCTCGCGTCCGATGGCGGACTCTATGTGCCGCAGAGCTGGCCCCAAATCAGCCCCGCCGAGATCGCTGCCTTCGCCGGCAAGCCCTATGCCGATGTCGCCTATGCCATCATCAGCCGCTTCACCGGCGACGAGATTGCGCCGGCCAAGCTCAAGGCTATCATCGATGAAGCCTATGCCGGCTTCCGCCACCCCTCGGTGACACCTTTGCTCGAGATCGAGCCCAACCATTTCGTGCTGGAACTGTTCCACGGCCCGACCCTGGCCTTCAAGGATGTGGCCATGCAGTTCCTGAGCCGGGTGATGGACCACATCCTGGCCGAACGCGGCCTCAAGGCCACCATTGTCGGCGCCACGTCCGGCGATACCGGTTCGGCCGCCATCGAGGCCTTCCGCGGCCGCGACACGACGGACATTTTCATCCTGCACCCGCAAGGTCGCACCTCGCCGGTACAGCGCCTGCAGATGACGACGGTGCTGGACGCCAATGTCCACAATATCGCGCTCGAAGGCACGTTCGATGACTGCCAGAACATCGTCAAGGCGATGTTCAACAACCACAAATTCCGCGACCGCGTACGCCTGTCGGGCGTCAACTCCATCAATTGGGGCCGCATCGTCGCGCAGATCGTCTATTATTTCACTGCGGCCGCCTCGCTGGGCAGCCCGCACCGCAAGGTCAGCTTCACCGTGCCCACGGGCAATTTCGGCGACATCTTCGCCGGCTATTGTGCCAAGGCCATGGGCCTGCCGATCGATCGCCTGATCATCGCCACCAATGCCAACGACATCCTGCGGCGCACCATGGATACCGGCCGCTACGAGATGGATGGCGTCGCCCCCACCATCAGCCCGTCGATGGATATCCAGATTTCATCCAATTTCGAACGCCTGCTGTTCGAGAGCGCAGGCCGCGATGCCGGCGCCGTTATCCGCATGATGGATGGCCTCAAGCAGTCTGGCGGCTTCGCTTTGCCGGACAATGCCCTTGCCGCCATCCGCCGCGACTTCGCCGCCGGCACGACAGGCGAAGCCGAGACCAGGGCAACCATTGCCGGCACGCTCAAGGCCTCCGGTTACCTGCTAGATCCGCATACGGCGGTAGGCGTCCATGTGGCTCAGGCCTATCTCGGCGCCACGCCCATGGTGACGCTGGCCACCGCCCATCCGGCCAAATTCCCCGCCGCCGTCAAGGACGCGGCGGGCGTGGAGCCAGCTTTGCCGGCCTGGCTGGCCGATCTTCATTCCCGCGAGGAACGCCTCAGCGTCCTTGCCAACGACCAGAATGCGGTCGAAGACTTCATTGCAGCGCGTACGCGCGCTGCCTGA
- a CDS encoding M16 family metallopeptidase yields MSVRSTTLDNGMVVLTDDMPHLESASLGVWVKAGARSERKAEHGISHLLEHMAFKGTTSRTALQIAEAIENVGGDLNAATSIEHTGYFARVLKEDVVLAADILADILQNSLFEDDELTREKQVIVQEIGAARDNPDDHVFDLFQAAAFPVQPIGRTILGTVDSVREFNPDTIRKYMGRNYVGDHMVMAAAGNVDHDELVDVARQRFADLKPNGAPAPQRAEYHGGEERLISDHEQAHIVVGFEGRAYNADGFYAAQVLASILGGGMSSRLFQEIREKRGLCYSVYSFHWAFADSGVFGVAAATGEDEVGELVPVVLDELKRATENITDDEVIRVRNQIRAGLLMSLESPSARAGQLARQQILWGRPIPMQETVDRINAITAKRVQDVAEQIFTQGTPTLAGIGPIGNLADLGAIGDHLKR; encoded by the coding sequence GTGAGCGTACGATCGACAACCCTTGATAACGGCATGGTGGTCCTGACCGACGACATGCCGCATCTCGAAAGTGCTTCCCTTGGCGTCTGGGTCAAGGCCGGCGCGCGCAGCGAGCGCAAGGCCGAGCACGGCATTTCCCACCTGCTCGAACACATGGCCTTCAAAGGCACCACTTCGCGCACGGCGCTGCAGATTGCCGAGGCCATCGAGAATGTCGGCGGCGACCTGAACGCCGCCACCTCCATCGAACATACCGGCTATTTTGCCCGCGTCCTCAAGGAAGACGTGGTTCTTGCTGCCGATATCCTCGCCGATATCCTGCAGAATTCCCTGTTCGAGGATGATGAGCTTACCCGCGAGAAACAGGTCATCGTCCAGGAGATCGGCGCCGCGCGCGACAACCCTGATGATCACGTCTTCGACCTGTTCCAGGCCGCCGCTTTCCCCGTCCAGCCCATCGGCCGCACCATTCTCGGCACCGTGGATTCGGTGCGCGAGTTCAACCCCGACACCATCCGCAAATATATGGGTCGCAACTATGTCGGCGACCATATGGTGATGGCGGCCGCGGGCAATGTGGACCATGACGAACTGGTCGATGTCGCCCGCCAGCGCTTTGCCGACCTCAAGCCCAATGGCGCCCCGGCGCCGCAGCGCGCCGAATATCATGGCGGCGAGGAGAGGCTGATCTCCGATCACGAGCAGGCCCATATCGTCGTCGGCTTCGAGGGCCGCGCCTATAATGCCGATGGCTTTTATGCCGCGCAGGTCCTCGCCTCCATCCTGGGTGGCGGCATGAGCTCGCGCCTGTTCCAGGAAATCCGCGAGAAGCGGGGCCTCTGCTATTCGGTCTATTCCTTCCACTGGGCCTTCGCCGATAGCGGCGTGTTCGGCGTTGCCGCGGCAACCGGCGAGGACGAAGTGGGCGAACTGGTGCCCGTCGTGCTGGACGAATTGAAGCGCGCCACCGAAAACATCACCGACGACGAGGTGATCCGCGTGCGCAACCAGATCAGGGCCGGGCTGCTCATGTCGTTGGAAAGCCCGTCGGCCCGCGCCGGCCAGCTGGCGCGCCAGCAAATCCTCTGGGGCCGCCCCATTCCCATGCAGGAGACAGTGGATCGCATCAACGCCATCACCGCCAAACGCGTGCAGGACGTGGCCGAACAGATTTTCACGCAAGGCACGCCCACGCTGGCGGGCATCGGGCCGATCGGCAATCTGGCCGACCTCGGCGCCATTGGCGATCATCTCAAGCGTTGA
- a CDS encoding GNAT family N-acetyltransferase: MLWPWSSPAPLIALRGPRVLLRLPQMADFEPWYTLRHSSRDFLRPFEPRWTEADLGRRVFVTRVKRAREEAEEGSDYSFFIFLADGQRETLVGGITLSNVRRRAAQFVNLGYWMGQQFAGQGLMSEAVGVSLPFIFDTLDLHRVHAAFLPGNTASRRVLEKNGFAEEGFAEKYLQINGRWEDHVLFGLTKERYEMDRYLRRV, translated from the coding sequence ATGCTGTGGCCCTGGTCGTCCCCCGCTCCACTGATCGCTCTGCGCGGGCCGCGGGTCCTGCTGCGCCTGCCGCAAATGGCCGATTTTGAGCCCTGGTACACCCTCCGCCACTCCAGCCGGGATTTCCTGCGGCCGTTCGAACCCCGCTGGACCGAAGCTGATCTCGGCCGGCGCGTTTTCGTCACCCGCGTCAAGCGGGCGCGGGAAGAGGCGGAGGAGGGCTCCGACTATTCCTTCTTCATCTTCCTCGCGGATGGTCAGCGCGAGACCCTGGTGGGCGGAATTACGCTGTCCAATGTCCGCCGTCGCGCCGCGCAATTCGTCAATCTCGGCTATTGGATGGGCCAGCAATTCGCAGGGCAGGGGCTGATGAGCGAGGCGGTGGGCGTGAGCCTGCCCTTCATATTCGATACGCTGGACCTGCACCGCGTCCACGCCGCCTTCCTCCCCGGCAACACCGCCTCCCGCCGCGTGCTGGAAAAGAATGGTTTCGCCGAAGAAGGCTTTGCCGAGAAATACCTGCAGATCAACGGCCGCTGGGAAGATCATGTCCTGTTTGGCCTGACCAAAGAACGCTACGAAATGGACCGCTACCTGCGCCGAGTCTAA
- a CDS encoding EAL domain-containing protein, which produces MRHLFALAVWLAFALTTLAPSAAFEVISVPEDVNAVNLSEVIEIQPGTNGRVQLSTAPGEDGIIRRIEVLASEQDTNPNFALFALRNESDQQIERLLVAPFFRLPGSGIFQPDLGDDRLKALTPSAGIRPVRLTDSEADVFEVTLDPGATVTFVAELAGAQLPELYLWQPNGYRDYVNSFTLFRGVVLGVASLAAVFLTIMFVVKGRGIFPATAAFAWAVLIYLLIDFGVLGRVLGLPAGGMQPLRAAAEAGIATTLAGFLFIYLNLHRWHLRFIHLALGLAALFLALFAFAFFQPAIAATIARLVLALLGVSGFFLILLLALRGYDRAVLLVPTWIILISWLFYSWLVVTGQVSNDVAQPAVGGGLVLIVMLLGFTAVQHAFSEGQVSIGTLSEVERRALALTGSGDFVFDWNIERDRVSVSDELATRLGEKRGALRGAIKRWLDRVHPDDRDRFRTAFDTLVELRRGKVSADMRVAGHDGSYRSFRMRVKPVLGGDGQVNRIVGTLQDVTEDRAARERLLHDAVHDSLTGLPNRQLFLDRLERALVRARTPGGTKPAVFLIDIDRFMELEERIGHSAADSVLLAISRRIARIMRPLDTVARVTGDQFAVILASEQAAGKIAETAEQIRKALKAPFNFGDHDLSLSASIGVTIYDSNPAEATDVLRDAELAMYYAKRLGGDRIEAYRASARSIAAYNRASEEDLERGMKQGELHVQFQPVTDIQTGQMVGAEALMRWIHPTRGVVNPDEFVPLAERSGQIEKLGRLAFEQSTAQAKDWMTAFGLPEEFFISVNLSPTQLATETLLNDMRSLVSQDKELASHLKLEITESQVMTNPEHSAYMLQALRNLGLGLALDDFGTGHSSLSYLHRFPFDTIKIPAAFVSMGGTTGIAHTQAPIIKAVVALAADLDLMVIAEGVETLDEIERLRQLNCRYAQGFAFGAAMTGAEFGKKLATQLGR; this is translated from the coding sequence ATGCGTCATCTCTTTGCACTCGCGGTGTGGCTTGCCTTCGCGCTGACCACCCTTGCTCCGTCCGCCGCCTTCGAAGTCATTTCCGTCCCCGAAGACGTCAATGCCGTCAATCTGTCCGAGGTGATCGAGATTCAGCCCGGCACCAACGGCCGTGTGCAATTGTCCACCGCGCCGGGCGAAGACGGCATCATTCGCCGCATCGAAGTGCTGGCCAGCGAGCAGGACACCAACCCGAATTTTGCGCTGTTTGCGCTGCGCAACGAGAGCGACCAGCAGATCGAACGCCTGCTCGTGGCGCCCTTCTTTCGCCTGCCGGGCTCGGGGATTTTCCAGCCCGACCTGGGCGACGACCGCCTCAAGGCGCTGACGCCGAGCGCCGGCATTCGCCCCGTCCGCCTCACCGACAGCGAGGCCGACGTTTTTGAGGTGACGCTGGACCCCGGCGCCACGGTGACTTTCGTGGCCGAACTGGCGGGCGCGCAACTGCCCGAACTCTATCTGTGGCAGCCCAATGGCTACCGCGACTACGTGAACTCCTTCACCCTGTTCCGGGGCGTGGTGCTGGGTGTCGCCTCGCTCGCGGCCGTGTTCCTCACCATCATGTTCGTAGTCAAGGGACGCGGCATCTTTCCGGCCACGGCGGCCTTTGCCTGGGCCGTGCTGATCTATCTGCTGATCGATTTCGGCGTACTCGGACGCGTCCTCGGCCTGCCGGCAGGCGGTATGCAGCCATTGCGCGCCGCAGCGGAGGCGGGCATAGCGACGACACTAGCGGGGTTCCTGTTCATTTATCTGAACCTGCATCGCTGGCACCTGCGCTTCATTCACCTGGCGCTCGGCCTTGCGGCCTTGTTCCTAGCGCTCTTTGCTTTTGCTTTCTTCCAGCCCGCCATAGCCGCCACCATTGCCCGGCTCGTGCTGGCTTTGCTCGGCGTATCCGGCTTCTTCCTCATCCTGCTGCTGGCCCTGCGCGGCTATGACCGCGCCGTGCTGCTGGTGCCCACCTGGATCATCCTGATCTCCTGGCTGTTCTATTCCTGGCTTGTGGTCACCGGGCAGGTCTCCAACGACGTGGCGCAACCGGCCGTAGGCGGTGGCCTCGTCCTCATCGTCATGCTGCTTGGTTTTACCGCCGTACAGCACGCCTTTTCCGAGGGGCAGGTGTCGATCGGCACGCTATCCGAAGTGGAACGGCGCGCATTGGCGCTCACCGGTTCGGGTGATTTCGTCTTCGACTGGAACATCGAGCGCGACCGCGTCTCGGTGAGCGACGAACTGGCCACGCGCCTGGGCGAAAAACGCGGGGCATTGCGCGGCGCCATCAAGCGCTGGCTCGACCGCGTCCACCCCGACGACCGCGACCGTTTCCGCACTGCTTTCGATACGCTGGTGGAACTGCGCCGCGGCAAGGTTTCGGCCGATATGCGCGTGGCCGGGCATGATGGCAGCTATCGCAGCTTCCGCATGCGGGTGAAGCCGGTGCTGGGCGGCGACGGCCAGGTCAACCGCATCGTCGGCACCCTGCAGGACGTCACGGAGGATCGCGCCGCTCGCGAACGCCTGCTGCATGATGCCGTGCATGACAGCCTCACCGGCCTGCCCAATCGTCAGCTCTTCCTCGACCGGCTGGAGCGCGCTTTGGTCCGCGCCCGTACCCCCGGTGGCACCAAGCCGGCCGTGTTCCTCATCGATATCGACCGTTTCATGGAGCTCGAAGAACGCATCGGCCATTCGGCGGCCGATTCGGTGCTGCTCGCCATTTCCCGCCGCATCGCCCGCATCATGCGGCCGCTCGATACGGTGGCCCGCGTTACCGGCGACCAGTTCGCGGTGATTCTCGCTTCCGAACAGGCCGCCGGCAAGATCGCCGAGACCGCCGAACAGATTCGCAAGGCGCTGAAAGCCCCGTTCAATTTCGGCGACCACGACCTGTCGCTATCGGCTTCCATCGGCGTCACCATCTATGACAGCAACCCGGCCGAGGCGACCGATGTGCTGCGCGATGCCGAACTGGCCATGTATTACGCCAAGCGTCTCGGCGGCGACCGCATCGAGGCCTACCGCGCCTCGGCCCGCTCCATCGCCGCCTATAACCGCGCCAGCGAGGAAGACCTCGAGCGCGGCATGAAGCAGGGCGAACTGCATGTGCAGTTCCAGCCGGTGACCGATATCCAGACCGGCCAGATGGTCGGCGCGGAAGCGCTGATGCGCTGGATTCACCCGACACGCGGCGTGGTCAATCCGGATGAATTCGTGCCGCTGGCCGAGCGCTCGGGCCAGATCGAAAAACTCGGCCGCCTGGCTTTCGAGCAATCGACCGCCCAGGCCAAGGACTGGATGACGGCCTTTGGCCTGCCCGAGGAGTTCTTCATTTCGGTCAACCTGTCGCCCACCCAACTGGCGACCGAGACATTGCTCAACGACATGCGGAGCCTGGTCAGCCAGGACAAGGAACTGGCCAGCCACCTCAAGCTCGAAATCACCGAGAGCCAGGTGATGACCAATCCCGAGCATTCCGCCTATATGCTGCAGGCCCTGCGCAATCTGGGCCTGGGCCTGGCGCTCGACGACTTCGGCACCGGCCATTCGTCACTGAGCTATCTGCACCGCTTCCCGTTCGACACCATCAAGATTCCGGCCGCCTTCGTCAGCATGGGCGGCACGACCGGCATTGCCCATACCCAGGCGCCGATCATCAAGGCCGTGGTGGCGCTGGCTGCCGATCTCGACCTCATGGTGATTGCCGAGGGCGTCGAGACGCTCGACGAAATCGAACGCCTGCGCCAGCTCAATTGCCGCTACGCCCAGGGCTTTGCCTTCGGCGCGGCCATGACGGGGGCAGAGTTCGGCAAGAAGCTGGCGACGCAGCTCGGTCGCTAG
- a CDS encoding YqgE/AlgH family protein, whose product MNSLEGQFLVAMPDMSDERFAESVILLVGHGEEGAMGIVVNQELANLRFADILDELDLGDPDAVIRLPDSIRQRMVMRGGPVEKGRGFVLHSSDYRSDNSYPVTEDTCLTATLDILKAMAFGPAPRASLFALGCCGWSAGQLEGEISDNGWLTVPFSQELLFETPVEERYDAALASLRITRASLSSDAGHA is encoded by the coding sequence ATGAATTCGCTCGAAGGACAATTTCTTGTCGCCATGCCCGACATGAGCGACGAGCGCTTCGCGGAAAGCGTCATCCTGCTGGTCGGCCACGGCGAGGAGGGTGCCATGGGCATTGTGGTCAATCAGGAACTGGCCAATCTGCGCTTCGCCGATATTCTCGACGAGCTCGACCTGGGCGATCCCGATGCCGTCATCCGCCTGCCCGATTCCATCCGCCAGCGCATGGTCATGCGGGGTGGGCCGGTGGAAAAGGGCCGCGGCTTCGTGCTGCATTCGTCGGACTACCGCAGCGACAACTCCTATCCGGTGACCGAGGACACCTGCCTCACCGCTACGCTCGACATTCTCAAGGCCATGGCCTTTGGGCCGGCGCCGCGCGCGTCGCTGTTTGCGCTGGGCTGCTGTGGCTGGAGCGCCGGCCAGCTCGAAGGCGAAATCAGCGACAATGGTTGGCTGACCGTGCCATTCAGCCAGGAACTGCTGTTCGAGACGCCGGTGGAAGAGCGCTACGACGCGGCTTTGGCCAGCCTGCGCATCACGCGGGCCAGCCTGAGTTCCGACGCCGGCCACGCCTAG
- a CDS encoding protein-disulfide reductase DsbD domain-containing protein translates to MLALSLALLAGPAHAGETAWQEVAPGVKLRLISTGQIKPDGTTLIGLEIDMPDTNKTYWRVPGDTGLPTELDFAGSMGVLGHRIVWPYPTRQETAEYLDYAYFGPTVLPVELTVQPGSPSAELSAVLGICSDICVPAQASFSLPLADTAPDRPNGLRIRQALATTPMEWEGDAQPIGNVELWSDAGMLAVQVDDPDIDPTSLIAATDGGDPLFGTPQKSPEPHLVLIPILGKADEIDLENQAVQLTFLTDMGAFEVRRTIMVPKAD, encoded by the coding sequence TTGCTTGCCCTCAGTCTTGCTTTGCTCGCCGGCCCCGCCCACGCGGGCGAAACCGCCTGGCAGGAAGTCGCGCCCGGCGTGAAGCTGCGGCTGATCAGCACCGGGCAGATCAAGCCCGATGGTACCACGCTGATCGGGCTCGAAATCGATATGCCCGATACCAACAAGACCTATTGGCGCGTTCCCGGCGATACCGGCCTGCCGACCGAACTGGACTTTGCCGGTTCGATGGGCGTGCTCGGCCATCGGATTGTCTGGCCTTACCCGACTCGTCAGGAAACGGCTGAATATCTCGATTACGCCTATTTCGGCCCCACCGTCCTGCCGGTGGAGCTGACGGTCCAGCCGGGGTCGCCCAGTGCCGAGCTCAGCGCCGTTCTCGGCATCTGTTCGGATATCTGCGTGCCGGCCCAGGCAAGCTTCTCCCTGCCGCTCGCCGATACCGCGCCGGATCGCCCCAATGGCCTGCGCATTCGCCAGGCCCTCGCCACGACGCCCATGGAGTGGGAGGGGGATGCGCAGCCCATCGGCAATGTCGAGTTGTGGAGCGATGCCGGCATGCTGGCGGTGCAGGTCGATGATCCCGATATTGATCCGACCTCGCTGATCGCGGCGACGGATGGTGGCGATCCGCTGTTCGGCACGCCGCAAAAAAGCCCGGAACCGCACCTAGTGCTCATCCCCATCCTGGGCAAAGCCGATGAAATTGACTTGGAAAACCAGGCTGTTCAGCTCACATTCCTGACGGATATGGGGGCTTTCGAGGTCAGGCGCACCATTATGGTGCCCAAGGCCGACTGA
- a CDS encoding peroxiredoxin — protein MIERGSPVPSVRVKLVGADGATDTTSDAVLGTGLVVFFAVPGAFTPTCHVNHLPGFIANEAKLRAAGVDRIVCAAANDHHVMKAWAEASGALGKIDFIADGNAEFAEALGLAKDMSGSGMGKRFARSAMLIRNGVVDAVFVEDAPGVNASGAPAILMALEAARS, from the coding sequence ATGATCGAACGCGGCAGTCCGGTCCCGTCCGTGCGGGTAAAACTTGTGGGCGCCGATGGCGCAACGGACACGACCAGCGATGCCGTTCTCGGAACGGGGCTCGTGGTGTTCTTCGCCGTGCCGGGCGCCTTTACGCCCACCTGTCACGTCAACCATCTCCCCGGTTTCATTGCCAACGAGGCCAAGCTCAGGGCTGCGGGGGTCGATCGCATTGTCTGCGCCGCGGCCAATGATCATCATGTGATGAAGGCCTGGGCCGAGGCCTCGGGCGCGCTGGGGAAGATCGATTTCATCGCCGATGGCAATGCCGAATTTGCCGAAGCTCTCGGGCTCGCCAAGGACATGTCGGGCTCCGGCATGGGCAAGCGCTTCGCCCGCTCGGCCATGCTGATCCGCAACGGCGTCGTCGATGCCGTTTTCGTCGAAGATGCGCCGGGCGTGAATGCCAGCGGTGCTCCCGCCATTCTCATGGCGCTCGAAGCCGCCAGAAGCTAG
- a CDS encoding class I SAM-dependent methyltransferase produces the protein MKRNINRARSQSWDAVAQWYVGWTGNNGSRYHRALAVPLLLEMLDPRAGEHIADLGCGPGILAPPVAARGASFVGIDLSPRLIAEARKSHGKSGRFVVGDVTRLPRHVHLPVGGFDAACFLLSIQDINPLDAAMASAARLLKPGGRLAVVMLHPCFRVPRQSGWGWDEGRGLKFRRLDSYLTPLAVPMQSHGNGTTRSYHRPLGAYAEALSLAGLALTGIREVGDLPVQGDSRADRRAAGEFPLFLGLRAVKL, from the coding sequence ATGAAAAGAAATATCAATCGTGCCCGCTCGCAGAGCTGGGATGCCGTCGCGCAATGGTATGTCGGCTGGACCGGCAACAATGGCAGCCGCTATCATCGAGCCCTCGCCGTGCCGCTGTTGCTGGAAATGCTCGATCCTCGGGCGGGTGAGCATATTGCTGATCTGGGTTGTGGCCCGGGCATTCTGGCGCCGCCGGTCGCGGCGCGGGGCGCCAGCTTTGTCGGCATCGACCTGTCGCCGCGGCTGATTGCCGAAGCGCGCAAGAGCCATGGTAAAAGCGGGCGGTTTGTGGTGGGAGACGTGACCCGCCTGCCGCGCCATGTGCATCTGCCGGTGGGCGGATTTGATGCGGCGTGCTTCCTGCTGTCGATCCAGGACATCAATCCGCTTGACGCGGCAATGGCCAGCGCGGCCAGGCTCCTGAAACCGGGTGGACGGCTGGCTGTCGTGATGCTGCATCCCTGCTTCCGCGTGCCGCGGCAGAGCGGGTGGGGCTGGGACGAGGGCAGGGGGCTCAAGTTCCGCAGGCTCGACTCCTATCTGACGCCACTCGCCGTACCTATGCAGAGCCATGGCAATGGCACCACGCGCAGTTATCATCGTCCGCTCGGTGCCTATGCCGAAGCGTTGAGTTTAGCCGGCTTGGCGTTGACGGGGATAAGAGAAGTTGGCGATCTGCCTGTGCAGGGCGATAGCCGGGCTGACCGGCGAGCCGCGGGGGAGTTTCCGCTCTTCCTCGGGCTGCGGGCAGTAAAGCTCTAG
- the gcvPB gene encoding aminomethyl-transferring glycine dehydrogenase subunit GcvPB — protein sequence MSMNNQGRPTGTGTSSFASSTGSALLPNEPLLFEIGDTEHSGVDLPDVSVSTSRLGGFERKMPLDLAGLTEPEAMRHYVRLSRLNHSIDSGMYPLGSCTMKHNPRLNEKMARLPGFADIHPLQPVSTVQGALELMEQLSHWLMTLTNTAAVALTPKAGAHGELLGMMAIKAAQEAAGQSHRRIVLVPESAHGTNPATAAFLGYSVKAIPARDDGTVDVQAVKDALSSDVAAIMLTNPNTCGLFEPDVIEIAEAVHAAGAFFYCDGANFNAIMGVVRPGDLGIDAMHINLHKTFSTPHGGGGPGAGPVVLSKALAPFAPVPFVRKAGDGLELVEHAEGDALGRITAFQGQMGMYVRALTYMLSHGGDGLAQAAQDAVLNANYIKARLAHAFSVPFGDYPTMHEALFDDSFLAGTGVTTLDFAKALIDEGFHPMTMYFPLVVHGAMLIEPTESESKQTLDHFCAVMEELAADAKAGNAERFTSAPLKAPRRRLDETRAARSPILKWERAEELPQAAE from the coding sequence ATGAGCATGAACAATCAGGGCCGCCCCACCGGCACGGGCACGTCGAGCTTCGCGTCCTCCACCGGCTCGGCGCTGCTGCCGAACGAGCCGCTACTGTTCGAAATCGGCGACACCGAGCATTCCGGCGTCGACCTGCCTGACGTCAGCGTCTCCACCAGCCGCCTCGGCGGCTTCGAGCGCAAGATGCCGCTTGATCTGGCCGGGCTCACCGAGCCCGAGGCGATGCGTCACTATGTGCGCCTCTCCCGCCTCAACCATTCCATCGACAGCGGCATGTATCCACTGGGCTCGTGCACGATGAAGCACAATCCGCGCCTCAACGAGAAGATGGCCCGCCTACCCGGTTTTGCCGACATTCACCCGCTGCAGCCGGTTTCGACCGTGCAGGGCGCGCTGGAACTGATGGAGCAGCTCAGCCACTGGCTGATGACCCTGACCAATACCGCTGCCGTGGCGCTGACGCCCAAGGCCGGCGCGCATGGCGAGCTGCTGGGCATGATGGCCATCAAGGCGGCGCAGGAAGCGGCCGGCCAGAGCCACCGCAGAATCGTGCTGGTGCCCGAAAGCGCCCATGGCACCAATCCGGCCACCGCAGCCTTCCTCGGCTATAGCGTGAAGGCCATTCCTGCCCGTGACGACGGCACGGTGGACGTGCAAGCCGTCAAGGATGCGCTGTCATCAGACGTGGCAGCAATCATGCTGACCAATCCCAATACCTGCGGTCTGTTCGAACCCGATGTCATCGAGATTGCCGAAGCCGTGCATGCGGCCGGGGCGTTCTTCTACTGCGACGGCGCCAATTTCAACGCCATCATGGGCGTGGTGCGGCCGGGCGATCTCGGCATCGACGCCATGCATATCAACCTGCACAAGACCTTCTCGACGCCACATGGTGGCGGCGGCCCCGGCGCGGGCCCGGTCGTGCTGTCGAAGGCCCTCGCCCCCTTCGCGCCCGTGCCCTTCGTGCGCAAGGCCGGCGATGGCCTCGAGCTGGTCGAGCATGCCGAAGGCGATGCGTTGGGCCGTATCACCGCCTTCCAGGGCCAGATGGGCATGTATGTCCGCGCGCTGACCTACATGCTCAGCCATGGCGGCGACGGCCTGGCGCAGGCGGCGCAGGATGCGGTGCTCAACGCCAACTATATCAAGGCCCGCCTCGCGCACGCCTTCTCGGTGCCGTTCGGCGACTATCCGACCATGCATGAAGCGCTGTTCGACGACAGTTTCCTCGCCGGTACTGGTGTTACCACACTCGATTTCGCGAAGGCGCTGATCGACGAGGGCTTCCACCCCATGACCATGTATTTCCCGCTGGTCGTGCATGGCGCCATGCTGATCGAGCCGACCGAAAGCGAGAGCAAGCAGACACTCGACCATTTCTGTGCCGTGATGGAAGAGCTGGCCGCCGACGCCAAGGCCGGCAATGCCGAGCGCTTTACCTCGGCTCCCCTCAAGGCACCGCGCCGCCGGCTGGACGAAACCCGCGCCGCGCGCTCGCCCATCCTCAAATGGGAGCGGGCGGAAGAACTGCCGCAGGCGGCGGAATAA